A region of Lycium barbarum isolate Lr01 chromosome 1, ASM1917538v2, whole genome shotgun sequence DNA encodes the following proteins:
- the LOC132600365 gene encoding transcription factor TCP17-like, translating to MNSRNKESCGDDTNNSKIFSRTTPSSSSRQSWAGSFKNPRIVRVSRSFTGKDRHSKVCTVKGLRDRRIRLSVPTAIQLYDLQDRLGLSQPSKVVDWLIDATKLDIDKLPPLQMPHPSLSHVFNMKDHGTNHQDFDATLRETGFGKDKWISTNEQENATNIGCVPLLSSQSSNFFQLGNHQSSNLPAGILNSNFPLNNTYWEPNSNLSLGPFANYHSFSASQTDHHQECQQNMSFPPGSQLYFCPTAPTMSSNMSFPPQLNPQLNHFHFIDSSSQHVHPNSIMPTLQLISSQGKSSFSLNKGLKSQESDDHDNHKKAVILN from the coding sequence ATGAATTCAAGAAATAAAGAATCTTGTGGTGATGACACCAACAATAGTAAAATATTCTCAAGGACTACTCCATCAAGTTCTTCAAGGCAGTCCTGGGCAGGCAGCTTTAAAAATCCAAGAATTGTACGCGTATCGCGTTCCTTTACCGGGAAAGATAGGCACAGTAAGGTATGCACTGTAAAGGGACTAAGAGACAGGAGAATTAGACTTTCAGTGCCAACTGCAATTCAATTGTATGATCTTCAAGATAGGCTTGGGCTGAGCCAACCTAGCAAAGTTGTAGACTGGTTGATCGATGCCACTAAACTTGATATTGATAAGCTTCCACCTTTGCAAATGCCACATCCATCTCTTTCTCACGTGTTCAATATGAAAGATCATGGAACAAATCATCAAGATTTTGATGCTACTTTGAGAGAAACAGGATTTGGAAAAGACAAGTGGATTTCCACAAATGAGCAAGAAAATGCTACTAATATTGGTTGTGTTCCACTACTTTCATCACAAAGTAGCAATTTCTTTCAATTAGGAAATCATCAATCTTCTAATTTACCTGCAGGCATATTAAACAGCAATTTTCCCCTCAATAATACCTATTGGGAACCTAATTCAAACTTGTCTTTAGGTCCATTTGCAAATTACCACTCCTTTTCAGCATCACAAACTGATCATCATCAAGAGTGCCAACAAAATATGTCTTTTCCTCCAGGCTCTCAACTATATTTCTGTCCAACTGCTCCAACAATGTCATCCAATATGTCTTTTCCTCCACAACTTAATCCCCAGCTCAACCACTTCCATTTCATAGACTCAAGTTCACAACATGTCCATCCGAATTCGATCATGCCAACTCTTCAGTTAATCAGTTCCCAAGGGAAATCCTCCTTCAGTCTGAATAAGGGGCTTAAGTCACAAGAAAGTGATGATCATGACAACCATAAGAAGGCAGTGATCCTTAATTAG